AATTTTTTCTGGAGCCGGGAAAATACTGAAAGTATCCGGGAAGTCTCAATATTTTATCTCCCAACGAGCGCAACATATTCATGAAAAAACGTCTTCCTCTACGACGTCGTCCCGAAGCATTATCAACACACGCGATGAACCTCATGCTGATGCCGAAAAATACCGTCGGCTTCATATCATTCTCGGCGATTCCAATATGTCGGAGTTTTCCACCTACTTAAAGGTAGGGACAGCCATGATCGTCCTCTCCATGATCGAGGACGGATTCACCATTCCACATATTGAACTTGAAGAACCTGTCAAAGCGATTCGAGACATCTCCCGGGATCCCACTCTGAAAAAAACCGTCAAGCTTGAAGATGGGAGCAACCTGACCGCATTGGAAATTCAACAGACATTCTGGGAACGGGCGGGTGAATATTTGGCGTTGCAGCCTCCCAACAAAGTCATGGCAGAGGTGCATTATGAATGGGGTCGCGTGTTGAAGATGCTGGATACCTCCCCCATGGCACTCGTCCGCGAAATCGACTGGATCACCAAGCAATGGATCCTCGAAAATTACATGGCCAAAAAATCTTGTGGATGGGATGATCCCCGATTAGGCATGATGGATTTGCAATATCATGACATTAACCGACAACGAAGCCTGTTTCATCTCCTGGCAGAACGTAATCACATTCGAAAAATGATTGATGAGGACGCAATTGAACAGGCCAAAACGGTTCCTCCTCAAACCACACGAGCAAAAGTGCGAGGAGACTTCATCAGATTTGCCCGTGCAAAAAATCGGTCATATACTGTGGATTGGACCTATCTCAAACTGAACGGGTACTGGGAAGAAACCATTTTGTGCATGGACCCCTTTTGTCCTTTTAATCGACGCGTAGAAGAATTGCTCAGCCAGGTTCCTCATAATCGGCTCTTCCCATGATCAGCTCATTGTCCCCACGCCCTCCTTCAGCTTCATGGAAGGTCTTGTTTGTCGTTTCCCTGCTGCTCGCCAGCATTTTCCCTATTCAGATCGTTCCGAGTGCGGAACGGAACCGACCGGGTGCCAATGGCCATCTCAGCGGAAAACAGGGCCAAGTTCTCTGGATTGACGTGCCGATATCTCAACCTAAGGCCAAAGTAAGTGGCCTATTTCTCAAGAGGAAGATCCCCTTCTTCCCACATGGTGATACCCACTTTGCAGGCATGGTGGGAATCGACATGGAAGATCCACCGGGAATGCAGGAGTTGAGTATCACGGTCCATTCCGACTCCGGATCAGACCATCTTAGCTACTCCGTCCAAATCATCAAAGAAGACTATTCCGTCCAACACCTGACGCTCCCGAAGAATACAGTGGACCTTGACGCCAAAACTTTACAGCGCGTTCAAAAAGAAAAAAAAGAATTAGCAGAGGCCTTTCACCACATTGGCACACGTCCTTTATGGGACGGTCCGTTTCTTGAGCCTGTGAATGGGAAAGTCACTGGAGTTTTTGGCAGTCGTCGGGTGATTAATGGTCAAACCAGAAAACCCCACTCAGGAGAAGATATCGCGGCGCCAAAGGGTACTCCGGTTCAAGCCATTAACAAGGGTATCGTCGCGAAAACAGTCGATCACTTCTTCTCCGGAAAGGGTGTGGTCCTGGATCATGGGGTAGGCCTATTTTCCATGTACTTTCATCTCTCAGAGGTCGATGTCACTTCTGGCCAAACAATTCAGAAAGGAGAAGCCTTAGGCAAAGTCGGAGCCACAGGAAGAGCCACTGGCCCGCATCTCCATTGGGGCATACACTTAAATGGCTCCCGAATCAATCCATACGCATTGACCGCCCTCCCCATAGCCAATTAATTTAAGGACTCCGGCATTTTGGGTATTCCTCCGCTTCTCCTGA
Above is a window of Candidatus Nitrospira neomarina DNA encoding:
- the pafA gene encoding Pup--protein ligase; amino-acid sequence: MMKRIVGLESEYGLTFSPNGRVYLPIEKILGYIFEGLIPNSWPSNAFLTNGARFYQDTGCHPEYSTPECDDLLDLIIHDKAGERILESCLPIAEERLREEGLSGEIFIFKNNTDSLGNTYGCHENFLMRRDVDFWKVSEQLIPFFVTRQIFSGAGKILKVSGKSQYFISQRAQHIHEKTSSSTTSSRSIINTRDEPHADAEKYRRLHIILGDSNMSEFSTYLKVGTAMIVLSMIEDGFTIPHIELEEPVKAIRDISRDPTLKKTVKLEDGSNLTALEIQQTFWERAGEYLALQPPNKVMAEVHYEWGRVLKMLDTSPMALVREIDWITKQWILENYMAKKSCGWDDPRLGMMDLQYHDINRQRSLFHLLAERNHIRKMIDEDAIEQAKTVPPQTTRAKVRGDFIRFARAKNRSYTVDWTYLKLNGYWEETILCMDPFCPFNRRVEELLSQVPHNRLFP
- a CDS encoding M23 family metallopeptidase, whose product is MFVVSLLLASIFPIQIVPSAERNRPGANGHLSGKQGQVLWIDVPISQPKAKVSGLFLKRKIPFFPHGDTHFAGMVGIDMEDPPGMQELSITVHSDSGSDHLSYSVQIIKEDYSVQHLTLPKNTVDLDAKTLQRVQKEKKELAEAFHHIGTRPLWDGPFLEPVNGKVTGVFGSRRVINGQTRKPHSGEDIAAPKGTPVQAINKGIVAKTVDHFFSGKGVVLDHGVGLFSMYFHLSEVDVTSGQTIQKGEALGKVGATGRATGPHLHWGIHLNGSRINPYALTALPIAN